The sequence CTGCACGCGCGTTTGGCCGTTGTAGTGGTTCTCCTCCAGCTTGAACGCCACGTCCAGCAGCGACGCGCCGAAGCCCGGCTCCTCGCAGCGGTCCGCCATGTTGAAGCCGATGGCGTCCAGCTTCGCTCCGTACGCGCCCAGCGTGAGCTTCAGGTGCCCCTTGCCGACCACCTTCTGGTCCACGACCGCCACGCCGCGCGCAGCGAAGACGGGCGTGGCGTTCCCAGCGCCGAAGGGGCCCGCGTGCTTGAGCATGCGGACGAGGTCCAGGTCGGCGTGGCGCAACTCCATTTCCAGGTCGATGCGCACCTCGGGAACCAGGTCGTCTTCCGTGAGCGCGGCGCGCGCGGCGTCGTTGAAGGCGTCGCGGAAGGCGTCGACGTTCTCGCGGCGGATGGTGCACCCGGCCGCCACGCGGTGGCCGCCGAAGCGCTCCAGGTGGTGGCCGCAGGCGCGCATGGCATCGTACAGGTGGAAGCGCGAGATGGACCGGGCGCTTCCCTTTCCTTCGCCGTGCTCGTCCAGCGCGATCATCACCACGGGGCGATGGAGGCGTTCCACCAGCCGCGACGCCACGATGCCGATCACGCCCGGGTGCCAGCCGTCCTGCGCCAGCACCACGCCGTACTGGCGATCCGGATCGTACCCGAACTCCAGGGCCGCCATCGCCTGCTTGAGCGTTTCACCCTCCACCGACTGCCGCCAGCGGTTGTCCGACTCCAGCGACTGGGCGATCTCGTCCGCTTCGCGCGGATCGTCCGTCAGCAGCAGTTTTACGCCGCGCTGCGCCTCGCCCATCCGTCCCACGGCGTTGATGCGGGGCGCCAGCTGGAACGCTACTTGGGTGGAGGTGAGTTCGCCCTTGTCCATCAGCCCCGTCACCCGAAGCAGGGCGCGCAGGCCGGGGTTGGGCGTTTCGCGCAGCACCTTGAGCCCCCAGCGCACCAGCGCGCGGTTCTCTCCGGTCAGCGGCGCCACGTCGGCGATGGTGGCGATGGCCACGAGGTCGAGAAAGCTGAACAGCTTCTCGACCGGGTAGCCGATCTCGGCCGCCAGCGCGCAGCAAACCTTCCACGCCACGCCTACCCCGGCCAGCCCCTTGTCGGGATAGCCGCAGTCCACCCGGTTGGGGTTCACGGCGGCAACCGCGGCGGGAAGGGTGGGTCCGGGCGTGTGGTGGTCGGTAACGATGACGTCGATTCCCGCGGCACGCGCGCGGTCGATGGACGCGTGCGCCACGATCCCGCAGTCGCCGGTGAGGATGAGCGTGGAGCCCATCTCGGCGGCGGCGCGGATGCCGGCGTCGGAAAGGTCGTAGCCGTCCTGGATGCGGTGGGGAACGAACGGAAGCGCCACGGCGCCCATCATCCGCAGGGCGCGGACGTAGAGCGCGGTGGCGCAGATGCCGTCGACGTCGTAGTCGCCGTGGACCAGGATGATCTCGCGCCCGTCGATGGCCTTCTTCAGCCGCGCGACCGCGTCTCCAATCCCGGCGAGCGCCGTGGGGGCGTGGATGTGCCCGGGGCTGGGGCGCAGAAATCCGCGCGCCGCGTCTACCTCGCTATGGCCGCGAAGCACGAGCAGGCGGCAGAGCGGCGCCGGCAGGCGAAGCTCGCGGCAGAGGCGGTCGACGGCGGCCGGGTCGGGCGAGGGCGAAAAGACCCAGCGGCGGGCGGCAAGGACGGCTGACATTGTAAAAAGCTAGCCGCGTGCACGCCGAACACGCAACCCGATTCACGGTCCGCCACCGCGCGTGCGGAGCTAGTGCGCGAAGAAGTAGAGGACGGAGGCGGCCACCACCAGCACGGAAACGATGAGCGTAACCACCTGGGCTACGCTGCGCCCCGGGCCGGGCACGGGGTCCTTCTGCTGCGGGACGGGCTGCGACCCTCCCTGGAACGGCGGGTCCTTGCGGTCTTCGGCCACGTTGGTCTGCTCCGGCGCGGTGGTTGGATTTCGGTGCACGTGCGGCCCGGCCCTGCGCAACGGACATGCCGGGGAGGTCGCGCAGTCAGAACCAGCGGCGGGAGGCCGAGGCGACAAATATCCGTCCGAGGGTGCTGGCGCGGGCTCCGATCTCGCCTACTTTCGTACGTCGCCATTCACTCGATCAGGCACTCCCGACCTTTCATGACGCTCGATCCGCCCAACCTCACCACCGAGCGCGTCATCGTGCGCATGGCGCAGCCGGACGACGTTCCCGCCATCGCCCGCTACTTCGTCGAGAACCGGGAGCACCTGGCGGCGTCGCGCCCGCTGATGGCGCCCGAGTTCTACACCGAGGCGTTCTGGGCCGTGCAGGTGCGCGCCAACGCCGCGGAGTTCCGCGAGGGCAAGAGCGTGCGGCTGTTCCTGTTCGACCGCGCCCACCCGGACCGCGTGATCGGCAACGCCAACTTCACGCAGATCTTTCGCGCGCCGGCGCACTACTGCGTGCTGGGCTACGGGCTGGACAAGGCGTACGAGGGCCGCGGCATGATGCGCGAAGGGCTGGAGGCGGCGCTCGGCTACATGTTCCGTGACCAGAACCTGCACCGAATCGAGGCCAACTACGTGCCCCGCAACGAACGAAGTGGCGGCCTGCTGCGGCGCCTGGGCTTCGTCGTGGAGGGCTTCGCGCGCGACTACCTGCTGCTGAACGGAAAGTGGGAAGACCACGTTCGGACGAGCTTGACGAACCCGGATTGGCGGCCGTGGTGAGGGGAGT comes from Longimicrobium sp. and encodes:
- the recJ gene encoding single-stranded-DNA-specific exonuclease RecJ, whose amino-acid sequence is MSAVLAARRWVFSPSPDPAAVDRLCRELRLPAPLCRLLVLRGHSEVDAARGFLRPSPGHIHAPTALAGIGDAVARLKKAIDGREIILVHGDYDVDGICATALYVRALRMMGAVALPFVPHRIQDGYDLSDAGIRAAAEMGSTLILTGDCGIVAHASIDRARAAGIDVIVTDHHTPGPTLPAAVAAVNPNRVDCGYPDKGLAGVGVAWKVCCALAAEIGYPVEKLFSFLDLVAIATIADVAPLTGENRALVRWGLKVLRETPNPGLRALLRVTGLMDKGELTSTQVAFQLAPRINAVGRMGEAQRGVKLLLTDDPREADEIAQSLESDNRWRQSVEGETLKQAMAALEFGYDPDRQYGVVLAQDGWHPGVIGIVASRLVERLHRPVVMIALDEHGEGKGSARSISRFHLYDAMRACGHHLERFGGHRVAAGCTIRRENVDAFRDAFNDAARAALTEDDLVPEVRIDLEMELRHADLDLVRMLKHAGPFGAGNATPVFAARGVAVVDQKVVGKGHLKLTLGAYGAKLDAIGFNMADRCEEPGFGASLLDVAFKLEENHYNGQTRVQAKLVDLRPSE
- a CDS encoding GNAT family N-acetyltransferase, with protein sequence MTLDPPNLTTERVIVRMAQPDDVPAIARYFVENREHLAASRPLMAPEFYTEAFWAVQVRANAAEFREGKSVRLFLFDRAHPDRVIGNANFTQIFRAPAHYCVLGYGLDKAYEGRGMMREGLEAALGYMFRDQNLHRIEANYVPRNERSGGLLRRLGFVVEGFARDYLLLNGKWEDHVRTSLTNPDWRPW